The Helianthus annuus cultivar XRQ/B chromosome 16, HanXRQr2.0-SUNRISE, whole genome shotgun sequence genome includes a window with the following:
- the LOC110919859 gene encoding aspartic and glutamic acid-rich protein-like, whose product MFPNIPPEGISLEEIGDFDFANVAQVKNVEMKVDTVLVENKKLADREKILEMRVKKVESENKSLLKKIEADQIEIDILKVKVAELEEEKARPDEQNKYFELKNKELEAAKAMKEHESYMMNKVLENMLGKSIEQRFEEIEVEELRAKRQAEIDAEMKYKGKGVEGSEVEERSIVISTVAESPIQNPHPISVVSAIFEEDVLLEDVINDEEDVDEDDDEEDDDDDEKVDDAEDVFSASSHSDGDDDDDQGGTGVTVTEASSEQNVDDYMHDDANEDHESAESEGEQVDDQNVDKVEKLILRLEPEVEEGEIRHTYKMAEIIELTRIDDPDFKFDFEEELNAFDINQQPEYEYKYVDEADNYDRVEVEDCSDEEGVSEDTSNFPTLVEFFSEENRDELRRKVAEILKDKYFDGTTKDPEKEERKKWFRKDSERKLKRPLKFYKRDRDVSLGDIISWGFLPQVNAYAIRREYDVQYFERLYDIMSLPWWDVEELSNTLGYPIRKNIVPMWGLIKYESLKNFKHWKPHYPKKVQRVDPETGVEETILHVKKPRVIKNIPVPKMEQEFYKGFVCWVYSCISTEAVITYRAENEIREIFVYDPLWLVNCSAKDIECLFVNKIWFKAEDREQAMQFQRVVSICFQKGINAESKWNSKWRKIEEEEKLKREKERKEREDKDNMLKHTLNQRMAAEEKKRVDENEKLRKLLQKKPKPREESFKSL is encoded by the coding sequence ATGTTTCCAAATATTCCACCAGAAGGTATTTCTCTTGAAGAAATTGGAGATTTTGACTTTGCGAATGTTGCACAAGTAAAGAATGTAGAAATGAAAGTTGATACAGTGTTGGTTGAGAATAAGAAATTGGCAGATCGTGAAAAGATTCTTGAGATGCGTGTCAAGAAAGTTGAGTCTGAGAACAAGTCTTTGCTGAAGAAGATTGAAGCAGATCAGATTGAAATTGATATTTTGAAAGTGAAAGTAGCAGAGTTGGAGGAAGAGAAAGCACGTCCAGATGAGCAGAATAAGTACTTTGAATTGAAGAACAAAGAACTTGAAGCTGCCAAAGCGATGAAAGAACATGAGTCGTACATGATGAATAAagtgcttgaaaatatgctcggaAAGTCTATAGAGCAGAGGTTTGAAGAGATAGAAGTTGAAGAGTTAAGAGCGAAACGTCAAGCTGAAATTGATGCTGAAATGAAGTATAAAGGAAAGGGTGTTGAAGGTTCTGAAGTTGAAGAAAGATCAATAGTTATATCTACTGTTGCTGAGTCTCCTATTCAGAATCCTCATCCGATATCTGTCGTGTCTGCTATCTTTGAGGAAGATGTATTACTTGAAGATGTTATTAATGACGAAGAAGatgttgatgaggatgatgacgaagaggatgatgatgatgatgagaaagTTGATGATGCAGAAGATGTATTTTCTGCTAGCAGTCACAGTGATGGCGATGATGACGATGATCAGGGTGGTACTGGTGTTACAGTTACAGAAGCGTCAAGTGAACAAAATGTTGATGATTATATGCATGATGATGCGAATGAAGATCATGAAAGTGCTGAAAGTGAGGGGGAGCAAGTTGATGATCAAAACGTTGATAAAGTTGAAAAGTTAATCTTGCGTTTAGAGCCTGAAGTAGAAGAAGGTGAGATCAGGCACACGTATAAAATGGCTGAGATTATTGAGCTGACAAGGATTGATGATCCTGATTTTaagtttgattttgaagaagagTTAAATGCATTCGATATCAATCAGCAACCCGAATATGAGTACAAGTATGTTGATGAAGCAGATAACTATGACAGAGTTGAAGTTGAGGATTGCAGTGATGAAGAGGGTGTATCTGAAGACACGTCTAATTTTCCAACTCTTGTTGAGTTTTTCAGTGAAGAGAACAGAGATGAACTGAGGagaaaagttgctgaaattttgaaagataaaTACTTTGACGGTACTACGAAAGATCCAGAAAAGGAAGAGAGAAAGAAGTGGTTCCGTAAAGACTCTGAAAGAAAGTTGAAGCGTCCTTTGAAGTTCTACAAGAGAGATAGAGATGTTTCGCTTGGTGATATCATTAGCTGGGGATTTCTACCTCAAGTTAATGCATATGCTATTCGTAGAGAATACGATGTGCAATACTTTGAACGTCTTTATGATATTATGTCCCTACCCTGGTGGGACGTGGAAGAGTTGTCAAATACATTGGGCTATCCAATCAGAAAGAACATTGTGCCTATGTGGGGTTTGATAAAGTATGAATCGTTGAAAAACTTCAAGCACTGGAAGCCTCATTACCCGAAGAAAGTTCAAAGGGTAGATCCAGAAACTGGAGTTGAAGAAACAATTTTACATGTGAAGAAGCCGAGAGTGATCAAGAATATTCCTGTGCCGAAAATGGAACAAGAGTTTTATAAAGGTTTTGTATGTTGGGTTTACAGCTGTATATCGACTGAAGCTGTGATTACTTACAGGGCAGAGAATGAGATTAGAGAAATCTTTGTATATGATCCTCTGTGGCTGGTGAACTGCTCTGCTAAAGACATCGAATGTTTGTTTGTAAACAAAATCTGGTTCAAAGCTGAAGACAGAGAACAAGCGATGCAATTTCAGAGAGTTGTGTCGATTTGCTTTCAGAAAGGTATCAATGCTGAAAGTAAATGGAACTCAAAGTGGCgaaagattgaagaagaagagaagttaaagagagagaaagaacgGAAAGAACGTGAAGACAAAGACAATATGCTGAAGCATACACTAAATCAAAGGATGGCTGCTGAGGAGAAGAAGAGAGTTGATGAGAATGAGAAGCTTAGGAAGCTGTTGCAGAAAAAGCCTAAGCCGAGGGAAGAAAGTTTCAAGTCACTGTGA